Proteins from one Mytilus galloprovincialis chromosome 11, xbMytGall1.hap1.1, whole genome shotgun sequence genomic window:
- the LOC143050991 gene encoding uncharacterized protein LOC143050991: MICLIRNLTSINPPINGFDSPPLQGEITPGSDLARIKCYRNKLAHHDCNTIHTAYFNAAWTDIADAVGRLGGQTMYQECQKLKVKILDQSNQEIILEIQLSIKEMKAWRKTIDNFGQEYSKVHDNLRELQTSHSTLQTEHTKVTEKVNLLQTELAKANETLKDPIPLNIRDQINKEKKEWEIKDKMFVTTRASEYIFECLQDNSCLTLTAPSGVGKSFIARHTALVLQKEGYRIIPVRKPDDIRDYYQPGKQTVFIVDDMCGNFTANQQQIENWQQLLPVINTVIEDKCCKIIVS; encoded by the exons ATGATTTGTTTGATAAGAAACTTGACATCAATCAATCCTCCAATCAATGGCTTTGACAGTCCACCACtacaaggggaaataactcccgGATCTGATTTAGCCAGGATAAAATGTTACAGGAATAAATTAGCTCATCATGATTGTAATACAATACATACTGCTTATTTCAATGCAGCATGGACAGATATAGCAGAC GCTGTAGGTCGATTGGGAGGTCAAACAATGTATCAAGAGTGTCAAAAGTTAAAGGTGAAAATCTTAGATCAGTCAAATCAGGAAATTATATTGGAAATCCAACTATCGATTAAAGAAATGAAAGCATGGAGAAAAACAATCGACAATTTTGGTCAAGAATACTCAAAAGTGCATGACAATCTTAGAGAGCTACAAACTTCCCACAGTACTTTACAGACAGAACACACAAAAGTTACTGAAAAAGTTAACTTATTACAGACTGAACTCGCAAAAGCCAATGAAACTTTGAAAGACCCCATACCACTAAACATCAGAG ACCaaatcaacaaagaaaaaaaagaatgggAAATAAAAGACAAGATGTTTGTGACTACAAGAGCAAGTGAGTACATCTTTGAGTGTTTACAGGACAACAGTTGTTTGACTTTAACTGCTCCATCTGGAGTAGGCAAATCTTTTATTGCAAGACACACAGCACTAGTTTTACAAAAGGAAGGGTACAGAATAATACCAGTGAGAAAACCAGATGATATCAGAGATTATTATCAACCTGGTAAACAGACAGTCTTCATTGTAGATGATATGTGTGGAAATTTTACTGCCAACCAACAGCAGATTGAAAACTGGCAACAACTGTTACCTGTAATAAATACAGTTATTGAAGACAAATGTTGTAAGATTATTGTATCTTGA